Proteins from a single region of Mus pahari chromosome 2, PAHARI_EIJ_v1.1, whole genome shotgun sequence:
- the Sinhcaf gene encoding SIN3-HDAC complex-associated factor, whose translation MFGFHKPKMYRSIEGCCICRAKSSSSRFTDSKRYEKDFQSCFGLHETRSGDICNACVLLVKRWKKLPAGSKKNWNHVVDARAGPSLKTTLKPKKVKTLSGNRMKSNQISKLQKEFKRHNSDAHSTTSSASPAQSPCYSNQSDEGSDTEMASSSNRTPVFSFLDLTYWKRQKICCGIIYKGRFGEVLIDTHLFKPCCSSKKAAAEKPEEQGPAPLPISTQEW comes from the exons ATGTTTGGTTTTCACAAGCCAAAGATGTACCGAAGTATAGAGGGCTGCTGTATATGCAGAGCCAAGTCCTCCAGCTCCCGGTTCACGGACAGTAAACGTTACGAAAAGGACTTCCAGAGCTGTTTTGG GTTGCATGAGACTCGCTCAGGAGACATCTGCAACGCCTGTGTGCTGCTTGtgaaaagatggaagaagttGCCGGCAGGATCAAAAAAAAACTGGAATCAC GTGGTAGATGCAAGAGCAGGCCCTAGTCTAAAGACAACATTGAAACCAAAGAAAGTGAAAACTCTATCTGGAAACAGGATGAAAAGCAACCAGATCAGCAAACTGCAGAAGGAATTTAAACGCCACA ACTCTGATGCTCACAGCACCACCTCAAGTGCCTCTCCAGCCCAGTCTCCATGCTACAGTAACCAGTCAGATGAGGGCTCAGATACAGAGATGGCTTCCAGCTCTAATAGAACTCCAGTTTTTTCCTTCTTAGATCTTACCTACTGGAAAAG acagaaAATATGTTGTGGGATCATCTATAAGGGCCGTTTTGGGGAAGTCCTCATCGACACTCATCTCTTCAAGCCTTGCTGCAGCAGTAAGAAAGCGGCTGCGGAGAAGCCCGAGGAGCAGGGGCCAGCGCCTCTGCCCATCTCCACTCAGGAGTGGTGA